DNA sequence from the Coregonus clupeaformis isolate EN_2021a chromosome 13, ASM2061545v1, whole genome shotgun sequence genome:
TATTTATTGAAGAACCACGTTTAATGACTATCGATTTTGGTTTTAACTATTTAGTGAAGACTATATCAgttagaagcattcgattttgcaatcACATATATTTTGGATTTGTGTAACCATGAAAACTATATTCACGCCGTAACAGGAAACACTAAATGTTACGTAGGCCTAGTTACAGTGCATTTCCAAAATCGGCATATAAAGAACTGTCCGAGCAAGATCCAGGATTCTTACCgggttcaagttcaatgtctaatttaactgataaatgcttaatatatgatataacaacaaacactgccataaatgcaaggtaaGAAATgtagtgttttatgtcacacgattttggacAAATCTGTCAAGACACCATGAGAAAGGGTTAAAAATAGTTGAATTTTATTGAATGTTCCTTATATCAATTACTTATCAACAGCTGTATCTGTAAGTTGTCCAGCGCAGGAAATCTTCACTGGTACTCTAGCTTATAGAAAGACCCTTAAGCGATGTCAGAGGTGTTACTGCGTTGTAGCTGTCAAATCAGCAAGCGTTTTCGCGGCGTTATACCGATCGCGGACATTGCCATTCGATGCACCGAGTCGCATTAGTAGAAAGCTCATGCATCCGTTTGAACATTGGAATGTGTGTTGTAATACAAAgtacacctcgattaggctgatatCAATCTTTATTCTTTCatttaatgattttcaatttgagtgtCATTATTTCTATGTAGCTACACTTCCTCCTTCTGAACTTCTAACATGGGTAGGATGGGTGTGGCTTTGTGACAATGACCACAAGAGCAATGCAATTACACCTCTGACATTGCCTAAACAAAAACAATGATTTGCTATGCAGTTCTGGTTTTAATCTAGGCCCTAGTTTTTGTTCAGTTACCCTGGGGTGGACAAATTAACATAAGGCTATACACAAGGCTAAGAGTTTTAATTCAAATCCAATGAACCCCACATCTCAGTTAGATCTACCCAGCAAATGCAAATGTTCCTACAATGTTGGGAAACTTAATATTCAAATGGAGACTCAATTTGGTGTCCAGATAATGTTAGCAGGACAACATTCCATGACTGACTTATGTTGGAACCACCTGCCGTCCATCTTCTTTATCTTTCATGAATTTTCGCTCATTTGGGAGTAAATCTACTCCTTTTGCAATCTTGTCCAGAATCTCAGACTCTGCCTTCATTTTCTTCAACCCTACGATCCGATCCTCGAAGCCTGGCTTGCGTTCGGCCTCCTCTGTGCGAATGAGTATCTCAATGTATTCCATAGTGGAGAGAGAGCTTGGATTCAGTGCAACTTCATTAAGTCTCTTGAGACAGTCAGAAGACTGCTTGATCAAATTCATCAGCGCGTCCTCGATCATGTGAAACTCATCCTTAAGCTTACTCAGCATCTCCTTGGTTGACATATACTTGTCCCACGCCTTCATGAAATTGTCCTTCAGTTCTTGAATAGTCTTTTTCTCAGTCTTTGTTTCATATGTCAACAAGACTTTCTCCCTGTCGTGGTCACTGGAAGAGCATTTTCCTGGACATACGGTACAGTTGCCATCATCATCCATCACGGCACAACTTTTGATGTCATCCTCATCTGGGAGGAAGCAGCAGGTGTGACATGTGAAATTGCATACCTTGCAGTTTGTCGCAAAGTCCTTGGATAATTTGCTTCTCTTCACCTGCAGCACATCTACCTCGGTCTCAAAATCTTTGTTCTGTTTCATGTTCTCGTCCTCGTTCTCCAGACTCTGTTTGAAGCTTTTCATCTCACTTAGCTTTGACAGACCTGCTGTGATCTGAGGGGTCAGGCGTGTCATGGTCTTCTCCAGAAGTTCACGTTCTTCCAGCACTTTCTTTGTCAGGGTCAGATCTTTGCTCTCAATGCTTTCCAGTGCTTGGAAAAATTTCTTAATCTCCTTGAAAGTTGACTTCCATTGCTCTGGACACTGTGCCTTAagatcatcatcaacatcatcatctgTATCGTCCTCTTCACTGCTGCTCTCCATCTGCTTTGAGAACAGAATTGAACTGTTGAATTTGAAATGGGTTGGTTGCCCCTTCTTGTTTTTCTTACAGGGCAGATTTGCAGCTTTGATGGCCTCTAGCACCGGTATCTGCTTCCCATCAACAAATGTCACAAGCATCAGGATGTTTTCAGCAACATCCTTTCCAAAGATGGACAGGATGGAATCAAAGATGTATCTCTGGGAAGGACTGAGACGAACAAGTGGTGCCTGCACTACAAAGCAGACTGCATCAATGTGATCAATCCCTAAAGGATTACACAAGAAATCCTTCAACATCTGGATGAGCAATTTATCCTGAGCCATTCCTCTGGTGTCTCCGAACCCTGGTGTGTCAACGATAGTCAGAGAATAAGGAATCTGAAAGCCTGGCTGGTTGTAGAGCTCGTATGATGTCACAACCATAGTCTGGCTCTCAGCCTGTGACTTGTTGGTCACCTCATGGATGAGCTTAAAGCGGTGACCGTCTTCCCACTTTACCCCGAGAATGTAGTTTACCATGACATTGACCAGAGTTGTTTTTCCTGCACCTGTGGCCCCCAGAAGCAATATCACCTTGTTATTCCCTTGCTCAACCTTCCTCCCAAATCTGTACTGGCCAAAACTTTCATTTACACCAAACTTCTCTTCCAGATTCAGCCAGTGGATTGAGGGGTTGCCCTTTTCCACCTTCTGGGATTTTTTGAGGAATTCCTCACTTTTTGCGCCGGTTGATTTGCTCGTCTTCGGTTGGGCATCAGAGACCCTAATGGTAGTCAGCACAGTCTCAGGACTAGGTAGACTCTTCCCTGCTTCGCCACAGTTAGCAGAGACCCTGATGCTGTATGCAGTGTCAGCCTCTAGTCCTTCCAGTGTACTCTCTCTAGTGGTGGTGTTGATGGTGTGCCACATCTGATTGTTTATAGCCTTTACACTCTGTCTGTATTCAACCACATAACCGATGACTGCAACATCGTCTCCCACTATGGTAGGAATGTCCCAGTTCACTCTGATACGTCCCGATTCTATGCTCTTCTCTGTGGGTGGTCCAGGGGGGCTACATGAACGGGTCCTGAAGTATTCTGTCCAGTCACTGGAGAGGCTCACACCAGGTCTACACACCGCCCTGCAGCTGAAGCGGTACTTTTTGTAAGGGTCCAGATTACGGATGGTGACTTGGTTAGTTGTAGCATCAGGTTTGACCTTTGTCCACTCAGAGTCAGCCTGCTCAGCCTGGTAAAAAACCTGGTATGACTCCACAG
Encoded proteins:
- the LOC121579123 gene encoding uncharacterized protein LOC121579123, encoding MSDSETIELAALGRPFQLGMLYDCRRDVLIPGITHWDSEMLQKHINVCPQPNTDFKIIASDSSEAKAEALNVSASLEASFLGGLVSVKGSAEFLHDKKTSKRQSRVSLQYCTTTRFEQLTMDHLGAGNVKYSNVLQEGSATHVVTALLYGAQAFFVFDQEVSSGENHQDIQGNLQAIIKKIPQISIEGEAKLKMREEEKREANKFNCTFHGDFVLENNPVTFEDAIRVYAGLPHLLGENGEHAVPMTVWLYPLKNLDSAAAQLVRQISVSLVRRAQRILDGLDNTDVQCQDMMKEDMAIKFPEIKAKLNKFRDLCSEYKLVFQKGLCKVLPKIRGGGMEEEELIKMLNSKERSPFQNDLMIAYLDDREREMTVVSSYLDIMKEVQVVYSSNELDGIVLDQANDYVVCFAFSNLKEKEEYVVVLENYLLEESKSDFSLIPYNPNAAGKSAAEKWFRLGEVTTLTRQTIHLFLDFKESNKGRENIAFCIASMPNKLLTASSIHVYERGTLLSPQFELPSKPGVPTIKSLEHDCVHLQVNPPNLGVTSVESYQVFYQAEQADSEWTKVKPDATTNQVTIRNLDPYKKYRFSCRAVCRPGVSLSSDWTEYFRTRSCSPPGPPTEKSIESGRIRVNWDIPTIVGDDVAVIGYVVEYRQSVKAINNQMWHTINTTTRESTLEGLEADTAYSIRVSANCGEAGKSLPSPETVLTTIRVSDAQPKTSKSTGAKSEEFLKKSQKVEKGNPSIHWLNLEEKFGVNESFGQYRFGRKVEQGNNKVILLLGATGAGKTTLVNVMVNYILGVKWEDGHRFKLIHEVTNKSQAESQTMVVTSYELYNQPGFQIPYSLTIVDTPGFGDTRGMAQDKLLIQMLKDFLCNPLGIDHIDAVCFVVQAPLVRLSPSQRYIFDSILSIFGKDVAENILMLVTFVDGKQIPVLEAIKAANLPCKKNKKGQPTHFKFNSSILFSKQMESSSEEDDTDDDVDDDLKAQCPEQWKSTFKEIKKFFQALESIESKDLTLTKKVLEERELLEKTMTRLTPQITAGLSKLSEMKSFKQSLENEDENMKQNKDFETEVDVLQVKRSKLSKDFATNCKVCNFTCHTCCFLPDEDDIKSCAVMDDDGNCTVCPGKCSSSDHDREKVLLTYETKTEKKTIQELKDNFMKAWDKYMSTKEMLSKLKDEFHMIEDALMNLIKQSSDCLKRLNEVALNPSSLSTMEYIEILIRTEEAERKPGFEDRIVGLKKMKAESEILDKIAKGVDLLPNERKFMKDKEDGRQVVPT